The Candidatus Eremiobacteraceae bacterium genome segment CACTTCGATGACCTTGCCGTTGGGAATCGTGGTCATCGGAATGCCCAGGTCGTCGGATTTGATGCCGTGGACGCCCGATGTGGTGGTGAGACGCAGCGTGGTGGGCTCGCCGACCGGAATCGTGATCTTGGCGGGGGTGAATTTCCAGTTAGCTACCGCGATATCGATCGACGGATGGGCCGAGGCCGGGGCGGTCGTACCAAGCATCCCGACCGATAGCACCGCCGCAGCCGCGAGGCCGAATCCGATGCGAGTGATCAATGCATTCATTGTGAATACCCTCCATATGATAGATTATCGGACTGGCGTGCGCTAGTTGTGAGGATTTTGTGAAGACGGCGGCCCGATGTTGCTTTGGTGGCTGCGCGGCCGATCGATGGGTCAGAAATCCGCCAACTCCCCGCGCGGAAAAGCGACGCGCACGGCATTCAGCACGGCGGCGACGTCGATCAGCTCCTGTGCGACCGCTCCGACGACCGGGGGCAAGTAACCGGCGACCGCCGCCGCCATACCCACGAAGCTCAGCGCCATTCCGCCTACCGCGCTCTGCAGCGCGATGGCACGCATGCGCAGCGCGATGTGTATCAATTCGTCGAC includes the following:
- a CDS encoding cupredoxin domain-containing protein; the encoded protein is MNALITRIGFGLAAAAVLSVGMLGTTAPASAHPSIDIAVANWKFTPAKITIPVGEPTTLRLTTTSGVHGIKSDDLGIPMTTIPNGKVIEV